A part of Hippopotamus amphibius kiboko isolate mHipAmp2 chromosome 16, mHipAmp2.hap2, whole genome shotgun sequence genomic DNA contains:
- the PNMA8A gene encoding paraneoplastic antigen-like protein 8A produces MAVNLLEDWCRGMEVDIHRSLLVTGIPEDCGQAEIEETLNGVLSPLGPYFVLNKIFLREENVKAALIEVGEGVNLRAIPREFPGRGGIWRVVCRDPTQEAEFLKNLNEFLDAEGRTWEDVVRLLQLDQSPPPQNQNQPPENWAGALGVLLGAVVQILFYMDAEIRNQEEARAQEVAEAQAVASVALAAGRKVKKEPGRAAEVRSALKTENLEGWNDVEDEGDLPKPLVQQAGAKTRSRRKKQKKTPKQEPVPWKKSKGNHSHSLASLEVLAADNAENTEMSEYIRSNKKPCVKQEGSALEKPLAKCAWKSPSNPPRNAGAEAASSRVASESDQDGSPEGPPKKKATSWATAKSPASMRKKKKVSLGPVSYVLVDSEDTRKKPEIPKKRSGSRRDASGQKAPRGPQPPESPASTSQGPKAKPQGSPHASNGENDSRSHLGCVNRWMKGEAPQGQEGTEEPKGAAGQMIGKEDPSAVEEAGDVPVEVLEAESPDSPPRSL; encoded by the coding sequence ATGGCAGTGAACCTTTTGGAGGACTGGTGCCGGGGGATGGAAGTGGACATTCACAGATCCCTGTTGGTCACAGGCATCCCGGAGGACTGTGGCCAAGCGGAAATTGAGGAGACCTTGAATGGGGTCCTCTCCCCACTGGGCCCATACTTTGTGCTCAACAAGATTTTTTTGAGGGAAGAGAATGTCAAAGCTGCCCTCATTGAGGTCGGTGAGGGTGTGAATCTGAGGGCCATACCCCGAGAATTCCCAGGAAGGGGGGGCATCTGGAGAGTGGTCTGTAGGGACCCCACCCAGGAGGccgagtttttaaaaaatctgaatgaatTCCTAGACGCAGAGGGGCGCACCTGGGAGGATGTGGTCCGCCTGCTGCAGCTCGACCAGTCCCCGCCACCCCAGAACCAGAATCAGCCCCCAGAGAACTGGGCAGGAGCCTTGGGGGTGCTTCTGGGGGCGGTAGTGCAGATCCTCTTCTACATGGATGCCGAGATCCGTAACCAGGAGGAAGCTAGAGCTCAGGAGGTTGCTGAGGCCCAAGCGGTAGCATCCGTGGCTTTGGCAGCAGGAAGGAAGGTCAAGAAGGAGCCAGGGCGGGCTGCAGAGGTGCGCTCTGCCTTGAAGACGGAGAACCTGGAGGGCTGGAATGACGTGGAAGATGAGGGTGACCTTCCCAAACCTTTGGTTCAACAGGCTGGAGCTAAGACGCGCTccagaagaaagaagcagaaaaaaactcCCAAGCAGGAGCCAGTGCCCTGGAAGAAATCCAAAGGCAACCATTCCCACAGCTTGGCCTCCTTGGAGGTTCTTGCCGCTGATAATGCTGAAAATACGGAGATGTCAGAATATATCAGGAGCAACAAAAAGCCCTGCGTGAAGCAGGAGGGGTCAGCTTTGGAGAAGCCCCTAGCGAAATGTGCCTGGAAGTCTCCCAGCAACCCACCTCGCAATGCCGGGGCAGAAGCTGCGAGCTCCAGAGTTGCCTCTGAGTCAGACCAAGATGGGAGCCCAGAGGGCCCCCCAAAGAAGAAGGCCACCAGCTGGGCCACGGCAAAGAGCCCTGCCTccatgaggaagaaaaagaaagtgagctTGGGCCCTGTCTCTTATGTCCTCGTTGATTCCGAAGACACCAGGAAGAAGCCAGAGATTCCAAAGAAACGGTCAGGCTCGAGAAGGGATGCGTCGGGTCAGAAGGCCCCTCGGGGACCACAACCCCCTGAGTCGCCAGCCTCAACCTCTCAGGGTCCAAAGGCGAAGCCACAAGGCTCTCCTCATGCCTCCAACGGTGAGAATGACAGCAGAAGCCATTTGGGTTGTGTCAACAGGTGGATGAAGGGGGAGGCGCcacaggggcaggaggggacGGAGGAACCCAAGGGGGCAGCAGGTCAAATGATCGGCAAGGAGGACCCCAGTGCCGTGGAGGAGGCGGGTGATGTACCAGTGGAGGTTTTAGAGGCCGAGAGCCCTGATTCTCCTCCTAGGAGCCTCTGA